A part of Microbacterium terregens genomic DNA contains:
- a CDS encoding ATP-binding protein, translated as MSEPESARAVLADAWGHIPQTRETTAGLGSFTRLRIERIISIVVGLGSLVLGTQAFLAALGSSYQERPEWHLPLLLMTFVPLAGMILACLFGRGVRVAAGIFAIIYPLALLLWPLATSGAGADSVAQPWIWYLVNVATVASVLAFTLPLQIVWTVGLPLLFGVVRLIQGDFERIYWFTVALDVSFALILGAMLLTLGWVFRSVAANVDETRARAVQSYAAAAAADAAEQERVAVAALMHDSVLAALIAAERAHTPRQQTLAVAMAREALTRLANTEQDSGEGSDEPRDAASLADDIERAALELGVSVRAERTIAEKAPSMPGRAARALVLAATQAVANAAQHAAGSGLAVSVEGDEDPPRVVVTVRDTGAGFDLDRVPHDRLGIRASIFARVAAVGGTSAIDSDADGTTVRLEWHEAAS; from the coding sequence GTGTCGGAGCCTGAGAGCGCCCGCGCGGTTCTCGCCGACGCCTGGGGGCACATCCCTCAGACCCGTGAGACGACCGCGGGTCTGGGTTCGTTCACGCGACTGCGCATCGAGCGGATCATCTCCATCGTGGTGGGCCTGGGCAGCCTCGTGCTCGGCACGCAGGCCTTCCTGGCCGCACTCGGTTCGTCCTATCAGGAGCGTCCGGAGTGGCACCTGCCGCTCTTGCTGATGACCTTCGTGCCGCTCGCCGGCATGATCCTCGCCTGCCTCTTCGGCCGCGGGGTGCGCGTCGCCGCGGGCATCTTCGCCATCATCTATCCCCTCGCCCTCCTGCTCTGGCCGCTTGCCACATCCGGTGCGGGCGCGGACTCCGTGGCCCAGCCGTGGATCTGGTATCTCGTCAACGTCGCGACCGTGGCGAGCGTGCTCGCCTTCACGCTGCCCCTGCAGATCGTGTGGACGGTCGGCCTGCCGCTCCTGTTCGGCGTGGTGAGACTGATCCAGGGCGACTTCGAACGCATCTACTGGTTCACGGTCGCGCTGGACGTCTCGTTCGCGCTGATCCTCGGGGCGATGCTGCTCACCCTCGGGTGGGTCTTCCGTTCCGTCGCGGCGAACGTCGACGAGACGCGCGCGCGTGCCGTGCAGTCGTACGCCGCCGCCGCGGCCGCCGACGCCGCAGAGCAGGAGCGCGTCGCGGTCGCTGCGCTCATGCACGACAGCGTCCTGGCGGCCCTGATTGCCGCCGAACGCGCTCACACGCCGCGGCAGCAGACCCTCGCGGTCGCGATGGCCCGCGAGGCACTCACCCGTCTGGCCAATACCGAGCAGGACTCGGGAGAGGGCAGCGACGAGCCACGGGATGCCGCGAGCCTCGCCGATGACATCGAACGTGCCGCTCTGGAACTGGGTGTCTCGGTCCGGGCCGAGCGCACGATCGCCGAGAAGGCCCCCTCGATGCCGGGCCGCGCTGCGCGTGCCCTCGTCCTCGCCGCCACCCAGGCCGTCGCGAACGCCGCGCAGCACGCCGCCGGATCCGGCCTGGCCGTCAGCGTGGAGGGCGACGAGGACCCGCCGCGGGTCGTGGTGACCGTCCGGGACACCGGCGCGGGCTTCGACCTGGACCGCGTGCCCCACGATCGTCTCGGCATCCGTGCCTCGATCTTCGCGCGCGTCGCCGCGGTCGGCGGCACGAGCGCCATCGACTCCGATGCGGACGGCACGACCGTGCGCCTGGAATGGCACGAGGCGGCCTCATGA
- a CDS encoding biotin--[acetyl-CoA-carboxylase] ligase has protein sequence MSLPPSGYPRAAAVSPRLQVIESTGSTNADLLRMAGEDPALWPHLSVLLTTDQRSGRGRLDRTWTLPAGTGLAVSVLVRVADLPMAARAWIPLIAGAAMTRAVLDQLRGTGHTAGLKWPNDVLLDGGKLCGILAEVVPGQPEAVVIGAGVNTRMTRVDLPIDTATSFANVGLEADEDRLLAEYLAALDAQLVALGQADGDASASGIRGEIEALCTTLGSEVVVSLPDGTKLHGRAQRIDQNGRLVVVEGDSETAVSAGDVVHVR, from the coding sequence ATGTCGTTGCCGCCTTCAGGGTACCCCCGCGCCGCCGCCGTCTCGCCGCGTCTGCAAGTCATCGAATCCACCGGGTCCACCAACGCCGACCTCCTGCGGATGGCCGGTGAGGACCCCGCACTGTGGCCGCACCTGTCCGTGCTGCTCACGACCGACCAGCGCTCCGGACGCGGGCGACTGGATCGCACCTGGACGCTCCCCGCCGGCACGGGCCTTGCGGTCTCGGTGCTCGTGCGCGTGGCCGACCTGCCGATGGCCGCGCGGGCATGGATCCCGCTCATCGCCGGTGCGGCGATGACGCGCGCGGTGCTGGATCAGCTGCGCGGCACCGGGCACACCGCCGGTCTGAAATGGCCGAACGACGTCCTGCTCGACGGCGGCAAGCTCTGCGGCATCCTGGCCGAGGTCGTACCCGGGCAGCCGGAGGCGGTGGTCATCGGAGCAGGTGTGAACACGCGCATGACGCGAGTCGATCTGCCTATCGACACCGCGACGTCCTTCGCGAACGTGGGACTGGAAGCCGACGAGGATCGGCTGCTGGCGGAGTACCTCGCCGCGCTCGACGCGCAGCTCGTCGCGCTGGGTCAGGCCGACGGCGACGCGTCGGCGTCCGGCATCCGCGGCGAGATCGAGGCCCTGTGCACGACGCTGGGTTCGGAGGTGGTCGTCTCCCTCCCGGACGGGACGAAGCTGCACGGCCGAGCCCAGCGGATCGATCAGAACGGCCGGCTCGTCGTCGTCGAAGGTGACAGCGAGACCGCCGTTTCGGCCGGAGACGTCGTCCACGTGCGCTGA
- a CDS encoding acyl-CoA carboxylase subunit epsilon has protein sequence MTGADDPAESADSMRVDLLRGSPTGDELAGLIAVVTEAYREESAGATVDDTARRTAWSLSQRSVRAPLDRDLGWGRWTGQ, from the coding sequence GTGACCGGCGCGGACGATCCCGCGGAGTCCGCGGACAGCATGCGCGTCGACCTCCTGCGAGGCTCGCCGACGGGCGATGAGCTGGCCGGGCTGATCGCGGTCGTCACCGAGGCGTACCGCGAGGAGTCGGCGGGCGCGACGGTCGATGACACCGCCCGCCGCACGGCCTGGTCGCTCTCGCAGCGGTCAGTGCGGGCGCCGCTGGACCGCGACCTCGGCTGGGGTCGCTGGACCGGGCAATAG
- a CDS encoding glycosyltransferase, translated as MTATLRVMLDQLVAPTDPDLQIAARELTRGLLAGTPAGCEVEGVAPAGPADRPVEIPGLVGVRRTALARRELAAALQFGIATGIGGGMIHSPTLLAPLVRHDRVHENDQTVVTIWDLGPWEAPAEWPKSVVSWHRAMLKRAVKHADAVVVPTHSMAVRLGEIATLGERIRVIAGAAPAGLTVPSDEVGRRRLLDLPNGFVLLAGRAAPTDALAAGLDAVGHAGLDLPVVVIGAGEGEEPAIADLAAAAGIPERNLHVRGLLATEDRAAVFGGAVAFVAPAQRTAFPWRVLEALALGVPVVAASSPMHDEIIVDGGMLAQDDALAEALARALSSSASVDRLGVLAADRGRAYSWREAADRVWQLHADL; from the coding sequence ATGACCGCAACGCTCCGGGTGATGCTCGACCAGCTCGTCGCACCGACCGACCCCGATCTGCAGATCGCCGCGCGCGAACTCACGCGCGGGCTCCTCGCGGGCACCCCCGCCGGCTGCGAGGTCGAGGGTGTCGCGCCTGCCGGGCCGGCAGATCGGCCGGTCGAGATCCCCGGACTCGTCGGCGTACGCCGCACCGCGCTGGCCCGGCGTGAACTCGCCGCTGCGCTGCAGTTCGGCATCGCGACCGGCATCGGCGGCGGGATGATCCACTCACCGACCCTCCTCGCCCCTCTCGTGCGTCACGACCGCGTGCACGAGAACGATCAGACGGTCGTGACCATCTGGGACCTGGGGCCCTGGGAGGCGCCCGCCGAGTGGCCGAAGTCCGTGGTGTCGTGGCACCGCGCCATGCTCAAACGCGCCGTCAAGCACGCCGACGCCGTGGTCGTTCCAACGCACTCGATGGCCGTGAGGCTGGGCGAGATCGCGACGCTCGGCGAGCGGATCCGGGTGATCGCCGGCGCCGCGCCGGCCGGCCTCACCGTGCCGAGCGACGAGGTCGGGCGACGCCGGCTGCTCGACCTGCCGAACGGATTCGTGCTGCTCGCCGGCCGCGCCGCGCCCACCGATGCGCTGGCTGCGGGCTTGGATGCCGTCGGCCACGCCGGGCTGGATCTGCCGGTCGTGGTCATCGGCGCCGGAGAGGGCGAAGAGCCGGCGATCGCCGACCTCGCCGCGGCCGCCGGCATCCCCGAGCGCAACCTGCACGTGCGCGGTCTCCTCGCCACCGAGGATCGCGCCGCGGTCTTCGGCGGCGCCGTCGCCTTCGTCGCCCCCGCGCAGCGCACCGCCTTTCCGTGGCGGGTTCTCGAGGCTCTGGCCCTCGGCGTGCCGGTGGTCGCGGCATCCTCACCGATGCACGACGAAATCATCGTGGACGGCGGGATGCTCGCGCAGGACGATGCGCTGGCAGAGGCGCTGGCTCGCGCGCTGAGTTCTTCCGCGTCGGTCGACCGTCTCGGCGTGCTGGCCGCGGACCGCGGCCGCGCCTACTCGTGGCGCGAAGCTGCGGACCGGGTCTGGCAGCTGCACGCGGACCTGTAG
- a CDS encoding 5-(carboxyamino)imidazole ribonucleotide synthase: MALRVGVIGGGQLARMMIAPAVELGLDLRVLAEEEGMAASLAATAVGDYRDAATVLAFARDVDVVTFDHEHVPQDVLAALVEAGVIVRPGPDPLRYAQDKLLMRARLHELGMPQPEWAAVSNADELQGFLDTHGGRAVVKTPRGGYDGKGVRVVSAGTEADDWFTALAEDARGGALLAEELVDFSRELAQQVARRPSGQMRAYPVVETVQRDGVCAEVIAPAPHGAGRLSQVASRIGLGIAEGLDVTGMLAVELFETTDERLLVNELAMRPHNSGHWTQDGAVTSQFEQHLRAVLDLPLGDPEPSAAWSVMVNILGGPETDSLDQRFAAVMEAYPAAKVHTYGKAPRPGRKVGHVTAVGEELDEVAYEARAAASFFED; encoded by the coding sequence ATGGCGTTGCGAGTCGGAGTCATCGGCGGAGGCCAGCTGGCCCGCATGATGATCGCACCCGCGGTCGAGCTCGGCCTCGATCTGCGCGTGCTGGCCGAGGAGGAGGGGATGGCGGCGTCCCTCGCGGCCACCGCCGTCGGCGACTACCGCGACGCGGCAACCGTGCTGGCGTTCGCCCGCGACGTCGACGTGGTCACCTTCGACCACGAGCACGTGCCGCAAGACGTCCTCGCGGCGCTCGTCGAGGCCGGCGTGATCGTCCGCCCCGGTCCGGACCCGCTCCGATACGCGCAGGACAAACTCCTCATGCGCGCCCGCCTGCACGAGCTCGGGATGCCGCAGCCGGAGTGGGCGGCCGTATCGAACGCCGACGAACTGCAGGGCTTCCTCGACACGCACGGCGGCCGCGCCGTCGTCAAGACGCCGCGCGGCGGCTACGACGGCAAGGGTGTCCGTGTCGTCTCGGCCGGTACCGAAGCCGACGACTGGTTCACCGCGCTCGCCGAGGACGCCCGCGGCGGCGCCCTGCTCGCCGAAGAGCTCGTCGACTTCTCACGAGAACTCGCGCAGCAGGTCGCGCGACGGCCGTCGGGGCAGATGCGGGCCTATCCGGTCGTCGAGACCGTGCAGCGCGACGGCGTCTGCGCCGAGGTCATCGCGCCCGCACCGCACGGGGCCGGCCGGCTATCGCAGGTCGCCTCACGGATCGGGCTCGGCATCGCCGAAGGACTGGATGTCACCGGGATGCTGGCCGTGGAGCTGTTCGAGACGACCGACGAGCGCCTGCTGGTGAACGAACTCGCGATGCGCCCGCACAACAGCGGCCACTGGACACAGGACGGCGCGGTCACGAGCCAGTTCGAGCAGCACCTGCGTGCGGTGCTCGACCTTCCGCTCGGTGATCCCGAGCCGAGCGCGGCCTGGTCGGTCATGGTGAACATCCTCGGCGGCCCGGAGACGGACAGCCTCGACCAGCGCTTCGCCGCGGTCATGGAGGCATACCCGGCCGCGAAGGTGCACACCTACGGCAAGGCCCCACGACCCGGACGCAAGGTCGGACACGTCACGGCCGTGGGCGAAGAGCTCGACGAGGTCGCCTACGAGGCGCGGGCCGCGGCATCCTTCTTCGAGGATTGA
- the purE gene encoding 5-(carboxyamino)imidazole ribonucleotide mutase encodes MGSDSDWRVMSDASQILTDFDVPHEVEVVSAHRTPDKLIRYGREARERGMRVIIAGAGGAAHLPGMLASVTALPVIGVPVPLATLDGLDSLLSIVQMPAGIPVATVSIGGAKNAALLAVRILGTTDAALAVRIEDYARELESQVEDKNRRLKESL; translated from the coding sequence ATGGGCTCCGATTCGGATTGGCGCGTCATGAGCGACGCGTCGCAGATCCTCACCGACTTCGACGTGCCGCACGAGGTCGAGGTCGTCTCGGCCCACCGCACGCCCGACAAGCTGATCCGGTACGGCCGTGAGGCCCGCGAGCGCGGCATGCGCGTGATCATCGCCGGCGCCGGCGGTGCGGCACACCTGCCCGGAATGCTGGCCTCGGTGACCGCGCTTCCCGTGATCGGCGTGCCCGTGCCGCTGGCGACGCTCGACGGGCTGGACTCGCTCCTGAGCATCGTGCAGATGCCCGCGGGCATCCCCGTCGCCACCGTCTCGATCGGCGGGGCCAAGAACGCCGCGCTGCTGGCCGTGCGCATTCTCGGAACGACGGATGCCGCGCTCGCCGTCCGGATCGAGGACTACGCACGGGAACTGGAGTCGCAGGTGGAGGACAAGAACCGGCGGCTCAAGGAGTCCCTGTGA
- a CDS encoding acyl-CoA carboxylase subunit beta — MTDQPDLFTTAGKIADLRARFQEAVVDAERAAQLKQHAKGKGTARQRIEMLVDTGSFVEFDEYVRHRTTAFGMDKSRPYGDSVVTGVGTIHGRTVAVYSQDFSTFGGSLGEVAGDKIIKVMEFALRGGMPCIGILDSGGARIQEGVVALGKYGEIFRLNTQSSGVIPQISIIMGPAAGGAVYSPALTDFVIMVDKTSQMFVTGPDVIKTVTGEDVGMEELGGAFTHNTRSGVAHYLAEDEDDAIDYARTLLSFLPDNNMAELPQYESGFEFETTDADHFLNTIVPDSANQPYDIHQVIAHIVDAGDFLEVQPLFAPNIVIGFGRVEGRTVGIIANQPSQMAGTLNIQAGEKASRFVRFCDAFSVPILTLVDVPGYLPGTDQEWEGVIRRGAKLLYAYAEATVPLVTVILRKAYGGAYIVMGSKQLGADINLAWPTAEIAVMGGQGAVNILYRGEIKRAEEAGEDVAAVRTRLANQYTYDVASPFLAAERGELDGIIEPAQTRVAVAKALRSLRGKRASLPPKKHGNIPL; from the coding sequence GTGACTGATCAGCCCGACCTTTTTACGACCGCCGGCAAGATCGCCGACCTCCGCGCGAGGTTCCAGGAGGCCGTCGTCGACGCGGAACGGGCGGCGCAGCTGAAGCAGCATGCCAAGGGAAAGGGCACCGCGCGTCAGCGCATCGAGATGCTCGTCGACACCGGCAGCTTCGTCGAGTTCGACGAGTACGTGCGCCACCGCACCACCGCTTTCGGCATGGACAAGTCCCGCCCGTACGGCGATTCGGTCGTCACCGGCGTCGGCACGATCCACGGGCGGACGGTCGCGGTCTACTCGCAGGACTTCTCGACGTTCGGCGGCTCGCTCGGCGAGGTCGCCGGCGACAAGATCATCAAGGTCATGGAATTCGCCCTTCGAGGCGGCATGCCCTGCATCGGCATCCTGGATTCCGGCGGTGCGCGCATTCAGGAGGGTGTCGTCGCCCTCGGCAAGTACGGCGAGATCTTCCGCCTGAACACCCAGTCCTCGGGCGTCATCCCCCAGATCTCGATCATCATGGGACCGGCCGCCGGTGGTGCGGTCTACTCGCCCGCTCTCACCGATTTCGTCATCATGGTCGACAAGACCAGCCAGATGTTCGTGACCGGACCGGACGTCATCAAGACCGTCACCGGCGAGGACGTCGGCATGGAAGAGCTCGGCGGCGCGTTCACGCACAACACCCGCTCGGGCGTCGCGCACTATCTCGCCGAAGACGAGGACGACGCGATCGACTACGCGCGGACGCTGCTCAGCTTCCTCCCCGACAACAACATGGCCGAACTCCCGCAGTACGAGAGCGGCTTCGAGTTCGAGACGACGGATGCCGACCACTTCCTCAACACGATCGTCCCGGATTCGGCGAACCAGCCCTACGACATCCACCAGGTCATCGCGCACATCGTCGATGCGGGTGACTTCCTCGAGGTGCAGCCCCTCTTCGCGCCGAACATCGTCATCGGATTCGGCCGAGTCGAGGGCCGGACGGTCGGCATCATCGCCAATCAGCCGTCGCAGATGGCCGGCACCCTGAACATCCAGGCGGGCGAGAAGGCGAGCCGTTTCGTCAGGTTCTGCGACGCGTTCTCGGTTCCGATCCTCACCCTCGTGGATGTGCCCGGCTACCTGCCCGGCACCGACCAGGAGTGGGAAGGGGTCATCCGCCGTGGCGCGAAGCTGCTCTACGCCTACGCCGAGGCCACCGTCCCGCTGGTGACCGTGATCCTCCGCAAGGCCTACGGCGGCGCCTACATCGTGATGGGATCCAAGCAGCTCGGCGCGGACATCAACCTGGCCTGGCCGACCGCCGAGATCGCGGTCATGGGCGGTCAGGGCGCTGTCAACATCCTCTACCGGGGCGAGATCAAGCGCGCCGAGGAGGCCGGCGAAGACGTCGCGGCGGTGCGCACACGGCTGGCGAACCAGTACACGTACGACGTCGCATCCCCGTTCCTGGCCGCCGAGCGCGGGGAGCTGGACGGCATCATCGAGCCCGCGCAGACGCGGGTGGCGGTGGCCAAGGCGCTGCGATCGCTGCGCGGCAAGCGCGCCTCCCTGCCGCCCAAGAAGCACGGGAACATTCCGCTGTGA
- a CDS encoding glycosyltransferase family A protein — protein sequence MPARVAIVIRTKNRGEFLRRALADVASQTFDDWEVIVVNDRGAREAVEDAVAVSGIGNKVTIIDTHPPGGRCAAANAGLRASDAALAVLHDDDDRWHPDFLQRAVAWLDEHPSDAGVMTATAIVYEERGADGWVETARVPYWEGLRAITYTDLLEINRAVPISFLYRRWLHDDVGFYDESLDAVEDWEFYLRVTLRHHIGFIGGEPLAYWTQRPAARGDDGNSMFALADQHERDDVAVRDEALRRWVEENGAGLPLYIGLVERRLREDMRTMFDDLLREQHRLHEARHPIWSRLRRLRHRLRNAPSRAGGAGEPS from the coding sequence ATGCCAGCACGCGTTGCCATCGTCATCCGCACAAAGAATCGCGGAGAGTTCCTCAGACGAGCGCTCGCAGACGTGGCGTCCCAAACGTTCGATGACTGGGAGGTCATCGTCGTCAACGATCGTGGCGCGCGCGAGGCCGTCGAAGATGCGGTGGCTGTGTCGGGAATCGGCAACAAGGTCACAATCATCGACACTCACCCTCCAGGGGGCCGTTGCGCGGCCGCCAACGCGGGCCTCCGCGCCTCGGATGCGGCTCTCGCCGTGCTGCACGACGACGACGACCGCTGGCATCCGGACTTCCTTCAACGCGCCGTCGCGTGGCTCGATGAGCATCCGTCCGATGCTGGAGTCATGACTGCGACAGCGATTGTCTACGAGGAACGGGGAGCAGACGGTTGGGTTGAAACGGCGAGGGTGCCGTACTGGGAGGGTCTTAGGGCCATCACTTACACGGATCTGTTGGAGATCAATCGTGCTGTACCGATCTCCTTCCTCTACCGCCGTTGGCTCCATGACGATGTCGGCTTCTACGATGAGTCACTCGACGCCGTCGAGGACTGGGAGTTCTACCTCCGCGTGACACTCCGTCATCACATCGGTTTCATCGGCGGCGAGCCGCTCGCGTACTGGACGCAACGGCCAGCAGCGCGCGGCGATGACGGTAACAGCATGTTCGCGCTGGCAGATCAGCACGAGCGAGACGATGTGGCAGTGCGAGATGAGGCCCTGCGTCGTTGGGTGGAGGAGAACGGCGCCGGTCTGCCGCTGTATATCGGCCTCGTCGAGCGACGGCTGCGCGAGGACATGCGCACTATGTTCGACGACCTGCTGCGCGAGCAGCATCGGTTGCATGAAGCCCGACATCCGATCTGGTCCCGGCTGCGTCGGCTGCGTCATCGGCTCCGCAATGCGCCGTCGCGTGCGGGCGGCGCGGGCGAGCCCTCGTAG
- a CDS encoding response regulator transcription factor, translated as MTRVALIDDHESVRLGLEAACARADKEVVFSGSNVNDYLSWRALSRSLPADVVVLDLTLGDGTTVTENVRRLVSDGSSVIIHSVADRPAAVREALAAGAAGVVSKGSPIDDVMAAIRTVAHGEPLNNVEWASAVEGDRAFADAQLSARERDVLRLYAAGLPLKVVADRLGVAYSTAKENITRVRVKYVEVGRPAPTKVDLLRRAMEDGILAEPSDREGAGGVGA; from the coding sequence ATGACGCGAGTGGCCCTGATCGACGATCACGAGTCCGTACGACTCGGGCTCGAGGCTGCCTGCGCGCGAGCGGACAAAGAAGTCGTGTTCTCGGGCAGCAACGTCAATGACTACCTCAGCTGGCGGGCGCTCAGCCGTTCCCTGCCGGCGGATGTCGTCGTCCTCGACCTGACGCTCGGCGACGGCACGACCGTCACCGAGAACGTCCGCCGACTGGTCTCGGACGGCTCCAGCGTCATCATCCACAGCGTCGCGGACCGGCCGGCCGCCGTCCGCGAGGCGCTGGCGGCAGGCGCCGCCGGTGTCGTCAGCAAAGGATCGCCGATAGACGACGTCATGGCCGCGATCCGGACGGTCGCCCACGGCGAGCCGCTCAACAACGTCGAGTGGGCGAGCGCCGTGGAGGGCGACCGCGCATTCGCCGACGCGCAGCTGTCCGCACGCGAGCGCGACGTGCTGCGCCTGTACGCGGCAGGACTGCCGTTGAAGGTCGTCGCAGACCGCCTGGGGGTGGCCTACTCCACGGCCAAGGAGAACATCACCCGCGTGCGCGTGAAGTACGTCGAGGTCGGCAGGCCCGCGCCGACCAAGGTCGACCTGCTGCGCCGCGCGATGGAGGACGGGATCCTGGCCGAGCCGAGCGACCGCGAAGGCGCCGGTGGTGTCGGAGCCTGA
- a CDS encoding PH domain-containing protein, giving the protein MTQPTTFGGRSPMVVPGVPTPELRVARFRAHARRLTWSALILVAVAGGVGYFYGNLPAPFEDWMLLTAAAVFVLFLVLLPYLSWWAHVYTITTRRVIERSGVLRTHRRELSHVRGYTVQERRGILQRMWGTGTLLLSNGVDEPLRLANIPSVALVHEALVDQVEVNQILAHRDAQALPPAPPEHPGA; this is encoded by the coding sequence ATGACCCAGCCGACCACGTTTGGCGGCAGATCGCCGATGGTCGTTCCCGGCGTGCCGACGCCGGAGCTGCGTGTCGCCCGGTTTCGCGCACACGCGCGCCGGCTGACGTGGTCAGCGCTGATTCTGGTGGCCGTGGCGGGAGGCGTGGGCTACTTCTACGGCAATCTCCCGGCTCCGTTCGAGGACTGGATGCTGTTGACCGCCGCCGCGGTCTTCGTGCTGTTCCTGGTGCTGCTGCCCTACCTCTCGTGGTGGGCGCACGTGTACACGATCACGACCCGGCGCGTCATCGAGCGCTCGGGCGTTCTCCGCACGCACCGACGTGAGCTGAGCCACGTGCGCGGGTACACGGTGCAGGAGCGCCGCGGCATCCTGCAGCGCATGTGGGGGACCGGCACGCTGCTGCTGAGCAACGGCGTGGACGAACCGCTGCGCCTGGCGAACATCCCCAGTGTCGCCCTGGTCCACGAGGCGCTGGTGGATCAGGTCGAGGTCAACCAGATCCTCGCGCACCGCGACGCCCAGGCGCTGCCCCCCGCTCCGCCGGAGCACCCCGGCGCCTGA
- a CDS encoding LCP family protein has product MSVASPPRPAPSRAASAKVVEDRPMRYPDTASRAVMTRRGWWLVLLNFLLPGSAQAVAGNRRLGKVGLGATIVMWVLIILGILGALLWPTAAFTLVTGAWLPEWLGLLRPLPLLLIQGAVIAYGILWLFLTVDTLRLVRLVKTGAGARVGIAAVAVALLVVSTGAAAYAANVAGTVRETLGSIFVATGPPVPPSDGYYNILLLGADSGEGRDSMRFDSISVVSVNAETGATTITGIPRDMPHFPFAAGPLQDRYPNGHEGHADSTCGWGSGVNQLRTEVEVCQDGNALYPDAVANSSEPGIEATKDAAEGILGIEIPYYVFVDMHGFAALIDALGGVDITVAERLPEGGGPAYSGQPAEEWATGWIEAGAQHMDGDTAQWYARSRYTTDDFDRMKRQRQLQEAILAQFTPQTVLTRFQDVASAGQDLIQTDLPQSMLPFLADLALKAKEQPVTAIELTPAGGIDEYDPDYPYIQELVRLALHPPTQTPTPEG; this is encoded by the coding sequence GTGAGTGTGGCCAGCCCCCCGCGCCCGGCCCCGTCGCGGGCAGCTTCGGCGAAGGTCGTCGAAGACCGCCCGATGCGGTACCCCGACACCGCCTCGCGCGCAGTGATGACCCGTCGTGGCTGGTGGCTCGTCCTGCTCAACTTCCTCCTCCCCGGATCCGCGCAGGCGGTCGCCGGCAATCGCCGGCTCGGAAAGGTCGGACTCGGCGCGACCATCGTCATGTGGGTGCTGATCATCCTCGGCATTCTGGGCGCACTGCTGTGGCCGACGGCCGCCTTCACGCTCGTGACCGGCGCGTGGCTCCCCGAATGGCTCGGCCTGCTGCGCCCGCTGCCGCTGCTGCTGATCCAGGGCGCGGTGATCGCGTACGGCATCCTGTGGCTGTTCCTCACCGTCGACACGCTGCGGCTGGTGCGGCTCGTGAAGACCGGCGCGGGTGCGCGGGTCGGGATCGCCGCCGTCGCGGTCGCGCTCCTGGTCGTGTCCACCGGGGCTGCGGCGTACGCGGCGAACGTCGCCGGCACCGTGCGCGAGACCCTCGGCAGCATCTTCGTCGCGACCGGACCACCGGTGCCGCCGAGCGACGGCTACTACAACATCCTGCTTCTCGGCGCGGACAGCGGTGAGGGCAGAGACTCCATGCGCTTCGACAGCATCTCGGTGGTGTCGGTCAACGCCGAGACGGGCGCGACGACGATCACCGGCATCCCGCGTGACATGCCGCACTTCCCCTTCGCGGCCGGACCCCTGCAGGATCGCTACCCGAACGGACACGAAGGTCACGCGGACTCGACCTGCGGGTGGGGGAGCGGCGTGAACCAGCTGCGCACCGAGGTCGAGGTGTGTCAGGACGGAAACGCCTTGTATCCGGATGCTGTCGCCAACAGCTCCGAGCCCGGCATCGAGGCGACCAAGGATGCGGCCGAGGGAATCCTCGGCATCGAGATCCCGTACTACGTGTTCGTCGACATGCACGGCTTCGCCGCGCTCATCGACGCCCTCGGAGGGGTGGACATCACCGTCGCCGAGCGCCTGCCCGAGGGCGGAGGACCGGCATACTCCGGTCAGCCGGCGGAGGAATGGGCGACCGGCTGGATCGAGGCGGGCGCGCAGCACATGGACGGCGACACCGCCCAGTGGTACGCGCGTTCGCGGTACACGACCGACGACTTCGATCGCATGAAGCGTCAGCGGCAGCTGCAGGAGGCGATTCTCGCGCAGTTCACTCCGCAGACCGTGCTGACCCGGTTCCAGGACGTCGCCAGCGCCGGCCAGGACCTCATCCAGACCGACCTGCCGCAGTCGATGCTGCCCTTCCTCGCCGATCTCGCGCTCAAGGCCAAGGAGCAGCCGGTCACGGCGATCGAGCTCACCCCCGCCGGGGGCATCGACGAGTACGACCCGGACTACCCCTACATCCAGGAGCTGGTGCGGCTCGCCCTGCATCCGCCCACGCAGACGCCCACACCCGAAGGCTGA